One region of Parambassis ranga chromosome 21, fParRan2.1, whole genome shotgun sequence genomic DNA includes:
- the col4a2 gene encoding collagen alpha-2(IV) chain isoform X1, whose translation MRGTMHGQPTTRQRHLRLLLLLCLSAAILVSGAHAGGKKHSGPCGGRDCSGGCQCFPEKGARGHPGPLGPQGPQGPPGRPGDQGIQGPKGQKGEHGHGGVIGPKGNVGMTGIPGFSGNNGIPGHPGQAGPRGKPGADGCNGTQGDSGIPGGSGFDGVPGIPGLPGRKGAKGDALEISVYMQRFRGDQGTPGLNGIFGPTGRPGWKGNGGIPGPKGPPGPPGPRGPKGEMTKVFKGVKGEQGDIGAQGPPGNSTHPHRLPPSGHQLYGPPGEKGLKGEKGDSADNRGETGVMGFPGPRGVSGEDGRRGPKGDFGEDGLKGRDGPKGERGEAGELISSGSFWPWSSSAGSPGPPGEQGSPGERGPLGNKGFPGPPGRSTPDSQQQVWDFFGPFGFKGEKGEKGPQGDPGRPAATAGPPGINGRPGERGPVGPKGIWKEYYKGAPGPRGRPGNTGYKGVKGDHGECECTFANEQRGSPGPAGDQGDRGMTGEFGQEGDPGDPGRRGDDGFPGPPGLSGLPGPKGKKGETGFATQKGSSGDPGDPGRDGDPGVPGAPGRSGLPGPPGSRGLPGERPSGKIGDKGLPGYPGRPGSAGLRGEPGPDFNGLKGQRGLPGDDGLAGYHGVPGTPGSPGGCSQRGDGGQVDVTGPCDAIPGPPGLPGPPGASGLPGLTGLFGQKGTQGTFGPKGDKGEAGERGTGGQPGPPGFSGSRGNLGVPGTKGSLGSPGVPGVVGRHGSQGEKGVHGEILGASSGPPGDPGLPGLQGDRGQSGDSGEPGYPGMVGMPGMIGFKGEHGPSGLQGEEGRPGPAGKYGFPGDLGRVGPPGPHGAIGQPGITGERGTGGDPGAPGPIGLKGLPGPYGEAGAFGEYGPTGDPGQPGASGLQGIPGMRGNKGSPGMSGFGGGGGDQGISGFGGLKGVHGVPGQIGPKGVTGQKGVKGDRGVQGPAGGKPKIPAMVIVEMKGAKGDHGPKGNQGFTGPRGSKGSLGVPGFDGSHGLPGDPSNEKGFHGDPGAQGLPGFKGMPGLTGNRGIAGFGGMTGNKGIKGSPGAYGASGAEGRKGARGEKGLRVDLPGSPGLRGEFGSPGDLGQKGFFGPTGDRGVFGFDGIEGRRGYSGDPGIVGDPGSDGEKGAPGNQGQKGFPGPAGKDGLPGFPGFPGTKGNPGLKGLYGLNGLKGQKGIPGAAGLDIIGPEGETGVKGQKGEGGDPNSQPGSPGIVGLKGFQGPLGDHGQPGVPGTRGPVGPDGTPDKPGHSGEPGFPGPPGFRGYPGAKGFSGVDALPGNRGESGLNGFPGFPGRKGFKGDQGVFGYKGPNGVSGKKGVKGEQGLMGVPGTSGGKGERGPVGPKGDTGPPGFNGVPGSQGGPPILTKVPGERGPPGPQGIQGPKGGKGESGPQGPPGDSGFMGPAGQKGMPGISGIPGTPGLRGQVGKMGHPGLQGTEGHRGTPGIPGLPGMPGRSVSVGYLLVKHSQSEQTPMCPVGMSKLWDGYSLLYLEGQEKAHNQDLGLAGSCLPRFSTMPFIYCNPGDICYYASRNDKSYWLSTTAPLPMMPVEEGDIKPYISRCSVCEAPSVAIAIHSQDITIPQCPVGWRSLWIGYSFLMHTAAGDEGGGQSLSSPGSCLEDFRTTPFIECNGAKGTCHYFATKYSFWLTSVDQSFHTQPLSETLKAGQLLSRISRCQVCMKNL comes from the exons GGTGGGAAGAAGCACAGTGGCCCCTGCGGTGGAAGAGACTGTAGCGGAGGCTGTCAATGTTTCCCAGAGAAGGGTGCCAGG GGTCATCCAGGACCTCTTGGTCCACAGGGCCCACAGGGACCTCCAGGGAGACCAGGGGATCAAGGCATCCAAGGGCCAAAGGGGCAGAAAGGTGAACATGGACATGGTGGTGTCATAGGGCCTAAAGGCAATGTG GGAATGACCGGCATACCTGGGTTCTCTGGAAACAATGGTATTCCT GGGCACCCAGGTCAAGCTGGGCCCAGGGGGAAACCAGGTGCAGACGGCTGTAACGGGACTCAAGGAGATTCAGGGATACCAGGAGGATCTGGCTTTGATGGTGTACCTGGCATTCCT GGCCTACCAGGCAGGAAGGGAGCAAAGGGAGATGCTCTGGAGATCAGTGTGTACATGCAGCGTTTCAGG GGGGATCAGGGTACACCAGGACTCAATGGAATATTT GGGCCTACAGGAAGACCAGGATGGAAAGGTAATGGAGGCATACCGGGGCCGAAG GGTCCTCCAGGGCCTCCAGGTCCCCGTGGACCAAAG GGCGAAATGACCAAAGTGTTTAAAGGAGTCAAAGGTGAACAA GGGGACATCGGAGCGCAAGGGCCACCAGGAAACTCTACTCATCCGCACCGTCTGCCCCCGTCTGGACATCAGCTATAT GGGCCGCCTGGAGAGAAAGGACTGAAAGGAGAAAAGGGCGATTCT GCAGACAACAGAGGAGAAACCGGTGTGATGGGATTCCCTGGACCTCGG GGTGTATCTGGTGAAGATGGGCGTCGTGGACCAAAG GGTGATTTCGGTGAAGATGGACTGAAAGGAAGAGACGGTCCTAAG ggagagagaggtgaagCAGGAGAGCTCATTTCATCTGGATCATTTTGGCCCTGGTCTTCAAGTG CTGGTTCCCCTGGTCCTCCTGGCGAGCAGGGTTCACCAGGAGAGAGGGGTCCTCTTGGAAATAAAGGCTTCCCTGGACCGCCAGGACGTTCCACTCCCGACTCACAGCAACAAG TGTGGGATTTCTTCGGCCCGTTTGGTTTTaagggagagaaaggagagaagggCCCACAAGGTGATCCAGGACGTCCTGCTGCCACTGCAGGACCTCCAGGAATCAATGGCCGCCCAGGAGAGCGGGGTCCTGTTGGACCCAAAGGAATAT GGAAAGAGTACTACAAGGGAGCTCCAGGACCAAGAGGGAGGCCCGGCAATACAGGCTATAAAGGAGTGAAAG gtgATCATGGAGAATGTGAGTGCACCTTTGCAAATGAGCAACGGGGTTCACCTGGACCTGCTGGCGATCAGGGTGATCGTGGGATGACAGGAGAATTTGGACAGGAGGGTGATCCAGGAGACCCGGGTCGTAGAGGAGATGATGGGTTTCCT GGACCTCCTGGACTCAGTGGTTTGCCAGGTCCAAAAGGCAAAAAAGGAGAAACCGGTTTTGCCACACAGAAAG GATCTTCAGGTGATCCAGGAGATCCAGGAAGAGACGGTGATCCAGGAGTTCCAGGTGCTCCAGGACGTAGTGGTTTGCCTGGTCCCCCCGGCAGCCGAGGTCTTCCT GGAGAAAGGCCTTCGGGGAAAATTGGAGATAAAGGTCTCCCCGGTTACCCTGGTCGACCTGGTTCAGCCGGGCTGAGGGGAGAACCAGGCCCTGACTTTAATGGCCTCAAAGGTCAGCGTGGTTTACCAGGTGACGATGGCCTTGCAGGCTATCATGGAGTTCCAGGAACACCTGGCAGTCCAG GCGGCTGTAgccagagaggagatggaggacaGGTGGATGTAACAG GTCCTTGCGATGCAATTCCAGGACCACCTGGGCTGCCTGGACCTCCAGGAGCAAGTGGATTACCTGGTTTGACAG GCCTGTTTGGTCAAAAAGGAACACAAGGTACATTTGGACCAAAGGGAGATaaaggagaagcaggagaaCGGGGAACAGGTGGTCAGCCTGGACCACCAG GATTTTCAGGCTCTCGGGGAAACTTGGGAGTTCCCGGTACCAAAGGTTCATTAGGATCTCCTGGTGTTCCCGGTGTTGTTGGCCGACATGgttcacagggagagaagggTGTTCATGGAGAAATCTTGGGAGCATCATCAGGACCGCCCGGTGACCCTGGTCTGCCTGGGCTACAAGGAGATAGAGGCCAAAGTGGAGATAGCGGCGAGCCAGGCTACCCAG GAATGGTTGGTATGCCGGGCATGATTGGTTTCAAGGGTGAGCATGGCCCTTCAGGCCTGCAGGGGGAGGAAGGAAGGCCTGGACCAGCGGGCAAGTATGGCTTCCCTGGTGATCTTGGGAGAGTAGGTCCACCTGGACCACATGGTGCAATCGGACAGCCAg GTATCAccggagagagaggaacaggaggCGATCCGGGTGCTCCAGGTCCAATAGGATTGAAAGGGTTGCCAGGTCCATATGGTGAGGCTGGTGCCTTTGGAGAGTATGGTCCGACAGGTGATCCAGGACAGCCAGGTGCAAGTGGATTACAAGGAATCCCAGGAATGAGGG GAAACAAGGGGTCTCCCGGCATGTCAGGATTTGGGGGGGGTGGCGGTGATCAAGGGATAAGTGGTTTCGGTGGACTGAAAGGTGTGCATGGAGTACCAGGTCAAATTGGCCCAAAAGGGGTGACAGGCCAAAAAGGAGTGAAAG GTGATCGTGGTGTTCAGGGACCAGCTGGAGGAAAACCGAAGATTCCAGCGATGGTGATTGTTGAGATGAAGGGAGCTAAAGGAGACCACGGACCTAAGGGAAATCAGGGATTCACCGGGCCAAGAG GATCTAAAGGTTCCCTTGGTGTGCCAGGCTTTGATGGATCTCATGGCCTTCCTGGTGACCCTAGCAATGAAAAAGGTTTCCATGGAGATCCAGGTGCACAGGGGCTACCGGGGTTCAAAGGAATGCCAGGGCTGACTGGAAATCGAGGAATTGCTGGTTTTGGAGGAATGACAGGCAACAAG GGAATCAAAGGAAGCCCAGGAGCCTATGGTGCATCTGGTGccgaaggaaggaagggagccAGAG GGGAAAAAGGCCTCCGTGTAGACCTCCCAGGATCTCCTGGGTTAAGAGGAGAGTTTGGATCTCCTGGAGACCTGG GCCAGAAAGGATTTTTTGGACCAACTGGGGACAGAGGTGTTTTTGGATTTGATGGTATTGAAGGGAGGAGGGGATACTCAGGTGACCCAGGAATAGTTGGGGACCCAG GCTCAGATGGGGAAAAGGGGGCTCCTGGAAACCAAGGTCAAAAGGGCTTTCCAGGACCTGCTGGAAAGGACGGACTACCAGGCTTCCCTGGCTTCCCAGGAACCAAAG GTAACCCTGGCCTAAAGGGTCTGTATGGATTAAATGGACTCAAAGGACAAAAGGGCATCCCTGGAGCAGCAG gtCTGGACATCATTGGACCAGAAGGAGAAACCGGAGTTAAAGGTCAGAAAGGAGAAGGGGGTGACCCCAACAGCCAGCCAGGTTCTCCAGGCATAGTGGGTTTGAAAGGATTCCAGGGTCCCCTAG GTGACCACGGTCAACCAGGAGTACCAGGAACACGTGGCCCAGTTGGACCAGATGGGACCCCAGACAAACCAGGACACAGTGGGGAGCCTGGCTTTCCAGGGCCACCAGGATTCCGAG GATACCCTGGAGCCAAAGGATTTTCTGGAGTTGATGCTTTACCAGGAAATAGAGGTGAATCAGGATTAAACGGCTTTCCTGGATTCCCTGGTAGGAAAGGATTCAAGGGAGATCAAGGTGTATTTGGATACAAAGGGCCCAATGGTGTTTCTGGAAAGAAag gagtgaaaggagaacAAGGATTGATGGGAGTTCCTGGCACGAGCGGAGGAAAGGGAGAAAGAGGACCAGTTGGTCCAAAAGGAGACACTGGACCCCCAG gtttTAATGGGGTTCCTGGAAGCCAGGGTGGTCCTCCAATTCTCACCAAAGTTCCAGGAGAAAGGGGTCCTCCTGGACCGCAGGGTATCCAAGGTCCAAAAGGGGGTAAAGGAGAATCAGGGCCACAAGGCCCTCCTGGGGATTCAG GTTTCATGGGGCCTGCCGGGCAGAAAGGCATGCCTGGGATTAGTGGCATCCCAGGAACCCCCGGACTCCGTGGACAGGTTGGAAAAATGGGCCACCCTGGACTACAGGGCACGGAAG GTCACCGTGGCACTCCTGGTATCCCAGGGTTACCAGGTATGCCTGGCCGCAGTGTCAGTGTGGGCTACTTGCTGGTgaaacacagtcagtcagagcagACGCCCATGTGTCCGGTGGGCATGTCCAAACTGTGGGATGGCTACAGCCTGCTGTACCTGGAGGGTCAAGAAAAGGCCCACAACCAGGACCTCG GTTTGGCAGGCTCCTGCCTCCCGCGGTTTAGCACAATGCCGTTCATCTACTGCAATCCTGGAGACATTTGTTACTACGCCAGCAGAAACGACAAGTCATACTGGCTGTCAACAACTGCCCCTCTTCCTATGATGCCTGTAGAAGAGGGAGATATTAAACCATACATCAgccgctgctctgtgtgtgaagCTCCGTCAGTTGCAATTGCTATTCACAGTCAGGATATCACCATCCCACAGTGTCCCGTGGGCTGGCGCAGCCTGTGGATTGGCTACTCCTTCCTTATG cacacagctgcaggagaTGAAGGTGGCGGACAGTCCTTGTCTTCACCCGGCTCCTGCCTGGAGGACTTCCGCACAACACCATTCATCGAATGCAATGGGGCCAAAGGCACATGCCACTACTTTGCTACCAAGTACAGCTTCTGGCTAACCTCCGTAGACCAGTCGTTCCACACACAGCCGTTATCAGAGACGCTCAAAGCGGGCCAGCTCCTGTCACGCATCAGCCGCTGCCAGGTCTGCATGAAAAACTTGTGA